The following are encoded in a window of Mycobacteroides chelonae CCUG 47445 genomic DNA:
- a CDS encoding response regulator transcription factor, with amino-acid sequence MITVFLVDDHEVVRRGLADLLEEEEDFSVIGQASSVAEAMARIPALQPDIAVLDIRLPDGNGVELCRELRSKLPNLNCLMLTSFTDEHAMLDAIMAGAGGYVIKDIKGMELISAVRTVGAGRSLLDNRAAAALMNKLRAAADNPSPLAGLTAQERTLLELIGEGLTNRQIAERMFLAEKTVKNYVSRLLTKLDLERRTQVAVLATKLARDNQGLHG; translated from the coding sequence ATGATCACGGTGTTCCTGGTCGACGACCATGAGGTGGTGCGCCGCGGTCTGGCTGACCTGCTCGAAGAGGAAGAGGACTTCTCGGTAATCGGGCAGGCGTCCTCGGTGGCCGAGGCGATGGCGCGCATCCCGGCACTTCAACCAGACATCGCGGTGCTGGACATTCGTCTTCCCGATGGTAACGGGGTCGAGCTGTGTCGCGAGTTGCGTTCCAAGCTACCGAATCTCAACTGTTTGATGCTCACCTCATTCACCGACGAACACGCCATGCTCGACGCGATCATGGCGGGTGCCGGCGGCTACGTCATCAAGGACATCAAGGGGATGGAGCTGATCTCCGCGGTCCGCACCGTAGGTGCGGGGCGCTCGCTGCTGGACAACCGGGCCGCCGCCGCGTTGATGAACAAGCTGCGGGCGGCGGCGGACAACCCGTCGCCGTTGGCCGGGCTCACCGCGCAGGAGCGCACGTTGTTGGAACTGATCGGGGAGGGGCTCACTAACCGTCAGATCGCGGAACGAATGTTCTTGGCGGAGAAGACGGTCAAGAATTACGTCTCACGTCTGCTCACCAAACTGGACCTTGAACGCCGCACGCAGGTTGCCGTGCTGGCCACCAAGCTCGCACGTGACAACCAGGGCCTGCACGGCTGA
- a CDS encoding PucR family transcriptional regulator — MSLNYLADTGADNHLWEPPHKRIRQLIKCAIRKYLENPQKFYCPVEVATLRAARPMLQQHPHLASGVRAHVRLNINHWVYANTRYPGARVSPIRGPGSIDLARDIASYGWEPAVREILEAGKRANLSVWSNLAFELTTNPDELREYLNAVTRSIFTYCDDVANSLNTVVDLEKSRISSLGEAQRIRTIKHLLSGTQVDEPIKVEGPLDYDIDGPHAAVAMWSETRRYDLFDPATKALARVSGGARMLVVPAGATARWIWLSVTGDIDVDTLRSELRCIRGVRMAVGTQADGLSGFRGTHVDALAAQRLMCRLSRHVQVASYRELEMISLIAGNETMARDFVIRNLGSLSTASNELRDTLRTYLRVGSNIARTAEALYAHRNTIVNRLDKIRTLLPTPLEGNVIKVGLALEISNVFGESAEAVG; from the coding sequence GTGAGCCTGAACTATTTGGCGGATACCGGCGCAGATAATCACCTATGGGAGCCCCCGCACAAGCGGATCCGGCAACTAATCAAATGTGCCATTCGCAAATATCTGGAGAACCCGCAGAAGTTCTATTGCCCCGTCGAAGTGGCGACGTTGAGGGCGGCACGACCCATGCTTCAACAACACCCGCATCTGGCCAGCGGTGTTCGTGCACACGTCCGGCTGAACATCAACCACTGGGTCTACGCCAATACGCGATACCCCGGGGCACGTGTCTCGCCCATCCGCGGGCCGGGAAGCATCGATCTAGCTCGCGATATCGCGAGCTACGGATGGGAGCCCGCCGTCCGGGAAATACTCGAGGCGGGCAAGAGGGCAAACCTGAGCGTGTGGTCCAATCTAGCGTTTGAACTCACCACCAATCCCGATGAACTTCGTGAGTACCTGAACGCCGTCACGCGATCGATCTTCACCTACTGCGATGACGTCGCGAATAGCTTGAACACCGTGGTGGATCTGGAAAAGAGCCGAATTTCCAGCCTCGGAGAGGCGCAACGCATCAGGACAATCAAGCACCTGCTCAGCGGTACGCAAGTCGACGAGCCAATCAAGGTTGAGGGTCCACTCGACTATGACATCGACGGCCCGCACGCAGCAGTGGCCATGTGGTCTGAAACACGGCGATACGACCTGTTCGACCCCGCGACGAAGGCACTCGCACGTGTGTCGGGCGGGGCTCGAATGCTGGTGGTGCCCGCAGGCGCGACGGCCCGTTGGATATGGCTTTCGGTGACCGGCGATATAGATGTAGATACATTGCGCAGCGAGCTGAGATGTATTCGCGGAGTAAGAATGGCGGTCGGCACGCAGGCAGACGGCCTGTCCGGCTTCCGGGGCACTCATGTCGATGCGTTGGCCGCACAACGGTTGATGTGCCGACTTTCTCGGCATGTTCAGGTCGCCAGTTACCGTGAACTGGAAATGATTTCACTCATCGCAGGCAACGAAACGATGGCGCGGGACTTCGTCATACGTAACTTGGGAAGTTTAAGCACCGCCAGCAATGAGTTGCGCGACACCTTGCGAACGTATCTGCGTGTCGGCTCGAACATCGCACGCACTGCCGAAGCCCTCTACGCACATCGGAACACGATCGTCAATCGACTCGACAAGATACGCACACTGCTTCCCACCCCTTTGGAGGGGAATGTCATCAAAGTTGGTCTGGCTCTGGAGATTTCCAACGTTTTTGGAGAGTCCGCAGAAGCCGTCGGATAA
- a CDS encoding GAF domain-containing protein, which produces MVEDVGAQPNRVTAELAHLQLRELLAEVQGRIEQIVDGTRGRMDALLDAVMAVSSGLELDATLREIVCAASELVSARYGALGVVGSDEKLAEFVYEGIDEATRELIGPLPTGHGVLGVVIDEAKPLRLRDIAAHPASVGFPANHPPMRTFLGVPVQVRGEIFGRLYLTEKLDGQEFTEDDEVVVRALAGAAGIAIENARLYQHARRREQWQRATAHITAELLGGAEPGKALHLVAANAALLAEADFAFIALPVGASDDVVELVVSVCIGEGAEVLCEKVIPIDGSTSGSTFVDHEPRNVGRLAVDLAEGTDLAFGPALVLPLGGGESTAGVLILLRTVSSVAFDEEQLDMAASFAGQAALALEQAEVRLAKHELDVLADRDRIARDLHDHVIQRLFAVGLAMQSTHRRSADPAVAARLADHIDQLHEVIQEIRTAIFDLHTNDESLRATLRSTINELTADSGLRVSVRMSGPLDVVPASTSGDAEAVVREAVSNVVRHARAKELSVTVSVDDELVVQVVDDGIGIPEVVARSGLSGLANRAAESGGTFSVLAMDTGGTRLVWSAPLP; this is translated from the coding sequence GTGGTCGAGGATGTTGGTGCGCAACCCAATCGGGTGACGGCCGAGCTTGCCCATTTGCAACTGCGTGAATTGCTCGCTGAAGTGCAGGGGCGAATCGAGCAGATAGTCGATGGCACGCGAGGCCGCATGGATGCCCTCCTCGACGCCGTCATGGCCGTCAGCTCGGGGCTGGAGCTGGACGCGACTCTGCGGGAAATTGTCTGCGCGGCATCGGAGCTCGTCAGTGCCCGGTACGGAGCACTCGGCGTGGTGGGATCGGACGAGAAGCTTGCCGAGTTCGTCTACGAGGGCATCGATGAGGCCACCCGCGAGCTGATCGGACCGCTGCCTACCGGTCACGGTGTGCTCGGCGTGGTGATCGACGAGGCCAAGCCGCTGCGCCTGCGGGATATCGCGGCACACCCGGCCTCTGTCGGTTTCCCGGCGAACCACCCGCCCATGCGGACCTTTCTGGGTGTGCCCGTGCAGGTGCGCGGTGAGATATTCGGTCGGCTCTACCTCACCGAAAAGCTCGACGGGCAGGAGTTCACCGAGGACGACGAGGTGGTGGTGCGCGCGCTCGCCGGAGCGGCGGGGATCGCGATCGAGAACGCCCGCCTCTATCAGCACGCGCGCCGCCGTGAGCAATGGCAGCGTGCCACCGCCCACATCACCGCCGAACTGCTCGGCGGTGCGGAACCGGGCAAGGCGCTGCACCTGGTGGCCGCCAATGCCGCTCTGCTCGCCGAGGCAGACTTCGCGTTCATCGCACTCCCAGTCGGCGCGAGCGACGACGTCGTCGAGCTGGTGGTGTCGGTGTGCATCGGCGAGGGTGCAGAGGTGCTGTGCGAGAAGGTTATCCCTATCGACGGTTCCACCTCGGGGAGCACCTTTGTCGATCACGAGCCACGGAATGTAGGCCGGCTCGCGGTTGACCTTGCTGAGGGCACCGACCTGGCATTCGGGCCGGCGCTGGTCCTCCCACTCGGTGGCGGGGAGTCGACGGCGGGTGTGTTGATTCTGCTGCGCACCGTCAGCTCGGTGGCCTTTGACGAGGAGCAGCTCGACATGGCGGCCTCCTTCGCGGGGCAGGCCGCGCTGGCGCTGGAACAGGCCGAGGTCCGCCTGGCCAAACACGAACTCGACGTGCTGGCCGACCGCGATCGTATTGCCCGTGACCTGCACGACCACGTCATTCAGCGATTGTTCGCGGTCGGTCTCGCGATGCAGAGCACGCATCGCCGATCTGCGGATCCGGCGGTGGCGGCTCGTCTGGCCGACCATATCGACCAGCTGCACGAGGTGATTCAGGAGATCCGGACCGCGATCTTCGATCTGCACACCAATGACGAATCCTTGCGTGCCACATTGCGTTCCACCATCAACGAGCTCACGGCCGATTCCGGCCTGCGGGTATCGGTGCGCATGAGTGGGCCCCTGGACGTCGTGCCCGCGAGTACCTCGGGAGATGCCGAGGCGGTGGTGCGTGAGGCGGTGAGCAATGTGGTCCGGCATGCGCGCGCTAAGGAGTTGTCGGTGACGGTTTCGGTGGACGATGAGTTGGTTGTGCAGGTGGTGGATGACGGCATCGGGATCCCGGAGGTGGTTGCCCGCAGCGGCCTGAGCGGGCTTGCCAATCGGGCCGCGGAATCGGGTGGCACGTTCAGCGTCTTGGCGATGGACACCGGCGGTACTCGGTTGGTGTGGTCGGCGCCGCTGCCGTAG
- the rplA gene encoding 50S ribosomal protein L1: MSKNSKAYREAAEKVDREKLYSPLEAAKLAKETSSKKYDATVEVAMRLGVDPRKADQMVRGTVNLPHGTGKTARVIVFAVGDKAEAAAAAGADVVGSDDLIERIQGGWVDFDAAIATPDQMAKVGRIARVLGPRGLMPNPKTGTVTPDVAKAVTDIKGGKINFRVDKHSNLHLIIGKASFDAEKLAENYGAVLDEILRAKPSSAKGRYLKKVVVTTTTGPGIQVDPSVTRNFLEVQ, translated from the coding sequence ATGAGCAAGAACAGCAAGGCATATCGCGAGGCCGCCGAGAAGGTGGACCGCGAGAAGCTGTACAGCCCTCTGGAAGCCGCAAAGCTGGCCAAGGAGACCTCGTCCAAGAAGTACGACGCCACTGTTGAGGTCGCGATGCGCCTCGGTGTCGACCCCCGCAAGGCTGACCAGATGGTCCGCGGCACCGTGAACCTTCCGCACGGTACCGGTAAGACCGCTCGCGTCATCGTCTTCGCGGTGGGCGACAAGGCCGAAGCGGCTGCCGCCGCCGGCGCCGACGTTGTCGGTAGCGACGACCTGATCGAGCGGATTCAGGGCGGCTGGGTGGATTTCGACGCCGCCATCGCCACCCCGGACCAGATGGCCAAGGTCGGCCGCATCGCTCGTGTCCTGGGCCCGCGCGGTTTGATGCCGAACCCCAAGACCGGCACCGTGACCCCGGACGTGGCCAAGGCCGTCACCGACATCAAGGGCGGAAAGATCAACTTCCGCGTCGACAAGCACTCCAACCTTCACCTGATCATCGGCAAGGCCTCGTTCGATGCCGAGAAGCTGGCGGAGAACTACGGTGCCGTGCTGGATGAGATCCTGCGTGCCAAGCCGTCGTCGGCCAAGGGCCGCTACCTGAAGAAGGTTGTGGTCACCACCACGACGGGCCCCGGCATCCAGGTCGATCCGAGCGTGACCCGGAACTTCCTCGAGGTCCAGTAG